The Bacteroidota bacterium genome window below encodes:
- a CDS encoding T9SS type A sorting domain-containing protein produces the protein MKTLILLILALLILPIKSFSQVDVTATSGTTAATYSNLSSAFVAINNATHQGDIVITINANTTNFGIILNASGTGGASYSSLKIRPGILGPINVDNNIGGSTFLFNGVDNMTIDGTLPGGYGPLTFRSIQNSFNSVMLYLYNDAQNDTVRNCFIQSNSGYCISIASPATSSGNKNIVIAGNDIGNVSGSAFPQYGIYSSFTSDNITVSENRIHDVLLQNNICGGIYVAGGGSASNWKIKNNSIYYSVPFSPIGSTQIYGIFTQGISNTCEITGNIIGYTDTTKTSPATISSSANTTFTGITSVATQTGTIIRNNVIDGFDFTTGIFSNSVTGSWCGINFTTFYDSYIDSNRIGKTSGASSVKITHNSGTAFATGMYFSNFGGNVYVRNNTFGSIEVSGSLNTVVSKFYAINIQSSSTFNIQNNIIGDSSSIASPNSISVGTLTTTVNSIFSGLNIEQGVFPPMNFRNNIIRNCRARTNSDSAVCYGMKTNGNAGTFSVTDNTIKDLEARSSSTGSSKVYGIYYLSSNGTPCEYRRNQVNSLSSVCGTGARSGAMGMFISTPNFGITCDSNIVHDINTNSCAAGITGGAVGIYAYANCTNNKIYNIINTNATVNNVYAVGLFAGGADNRRNLVYDIKTQTSNISTIEGIRFTGNYLVCNVVSLGSGITTDPAIKAINDSSFQAKIIVYNSIYIGGTQSSNVTNTAGYYINFATNTQLYNNIFYNARASTGATNYFTGRHYGIKTNFSGFSSLIISYNNITSLNNGGMFIGSSNTEIANVSDFKSYTSGNGAFCFSSDPQYNNPGSSPPDLTLPMNNKQSNGGSRLNAFFNTDFNGNSRALPSTNRPDMGAFEADYGDPTIDLQEPYIYYGQLSQDLVTNNSRTLTNFVWISDNKSPSNTNTPRVYFKRSDDPNANLPVATNSSSDPMGWRYNSGTTSDAGSERYYSFVIDYSIMNPSSTLTGDATNIQYFVSAEDEAGNFNSNGYGAYPGTPLVNVTSQPSGYIYNYQLRLGIQGTYYIKAGGFPLYNSFAEFSNYYSNGIITGDITLILGGDISGNDQIGLTDGSGNQNPNNYKVTIRPDGNTVRTMENNDNAFVSYNINMYNIKNLTIDGRSPNTGTGKYLRFVNNVSSTDQSKAIVYYATNAHKNTIRNCIFESNATSDPVVLYSSFTGTTGCDSNTISNCDFKPSNATYPGRYRTGIYFANTFGNDSGCTATKIDSCDFVDFSSFCISMDKAASNQNVTISHNKFHQSANYGASIFPLRFQAYGTNLISDNEIYDTYTNQTVYGMYILEAQNTTITRNKINIAPNSSTNGLYGIYLLSAGTFNSMNITNNQIRIQPTGGDNQPIVGINDQGSTTTVNILYNTVYIGGQSTGTANTYCAFRENPFFNSSTWVCQNNIFYNDRTAFSGSGLHFAMGNKNLDYGLFSNYNFFVGRGQFDAWIFENAGSSISFYNWRLASFGRDANSISRIANTINPSNFFQDAFNCDLRIKSNYAESYYVKGMGYPATTPSVATDYNGTPRSTSLTTGATTIGAFEVAPGVEPNPIIISGPFDIGQEYPIYDNERYYGTIKFNSAVQPSGLALYYYGGTNPPNASGSYGNSYFKIIPSGTNAGLDYDLKLAFDERELNNITAPASSNLGLAKSEDNGTTWTFIQGSMYDNNGNFTGAIAHNQTSFSLFTFTGLDNALPVELSAFNSSVNRNDVTLKWTTTSERNSANFEIERKLSSTENWSKVGSLSGAGNSNTPKSYTFDDRRLQIGKYKYRLKQIDYNGTFKYYDLHNEIEVGLPKDFRMSQNYPNPFNPTSKIDYELPFDSKVEIRIYDMTGREMNVLVNQQQTAGYYTIQFNGAGFASGTYFYRIAAKSTSGKDFSKTLKMVLVK, from the coding sequence ATGAAAACACTCATCTTACTAATTCTGGCTTTATTGATTTTGCCTATAAAATCATTTTCACAGGTTGATGTTACTGCAACGTCAGGAACAACAGCAGCCACTTATTCTAACTTATCTTCTGCGTTCGTTGCTATCAACAACGCAACTCATCAGGGCGATATAGTAATAACTATAAATGCTAACACCACTAACTTTGGGATAATTCTTAATGCTTCCGGAACAGGAGGTGCCAGCTATTCTTCGCTTAAAATAAGACCGGGAATATTGGGACCGATAAATGTTGATAACAATATCGGGGGTTCAACTTTTTTATTTAATGGTGTTGATAATATGACTATCGACGGTACTTTGCCCGGCGGATATGGTCCTTTAACTTTCAGAAGCATTCAAAACTCTTTTAACTCGGTTATGCTTTATTTATATAATGATGCGCAAAATGATACTGTAAGAAATTGCTTTATTCAGTCTAACTCCGGTTATTGCATTAGTATTGCAAGTCCTGCAACTTCAAGCGGAAATAAAAATATAGTAATTGCGGGAAACGATATAGGAAACGTTTCCGGCTCGGCATTTCCTCAGTACGGAATTTATTCTTCATTCACTTCAGACAACATAACAGTTTCAGAAAACCGGATTCACGATGTGCTACTTCAGAATAATATCTGCGGGGGAATTTATGTAGCCGGCGGGGGCTCAGCTTCAAACTGGAAAATAAAAAATAATAGTATCTATTATTCAGTTCCATTCTCTCCAATAGGGTCAACACAGATTTATGGAATTTTTACTCAGGGCATTTCTAACACGTGCGAAATAACAGGAAACATAATAGGCTATACCGATACAACAAAGACATCACCGGCGACAATTTCTTCATCTGCTAATACTACCTTCACAGGTATAACATCAGTTGCCACTCAAACCGGAACAATTATAAGGAACAATGTTATAGACGGCTTTGATTTTACTACAGGAATTTTTTCAAACTCAGTAACGGGTTCATGGTGCGGGATTAACTTTACTACATTTTATGATTCTTACATTGATTCAAACAGAATAGGAAAAACAAGCGGCGCATCAAGTGTAAAGATTACTCACAACTCAGGGACGGCATTCGCGACAGGAATGTACTTTTCCAACTTTGGCGGAAATGTATATGTAAGAAATAATACATTCGGTTCAATTGAGGTGTCAGGTTCATTGAACACAGTTGTTTCTAAATTTTATGCAATAAATATACAGTCGTCAAGTACTTTTAATATTCAAAATAATATCATAGGAGATTCGTCATCTATTGCATCTCCGAACTCTATTTCAGTCGGGACGTTAACAACAACTGTAAACAGTATTTTTTCAGGATTAAATATTGAGCAGGGTGTGTTTCCGCCAATGAATTTTAGAAACAATATAATCAGAAATTGCCGGGCAAGAACTAACAGCGATTCGGCTGTATGCTATGGAATGAAAACAAACGGAAATGCCGGAACATTCAGTGTAACCGATAACACCATAAAAGATCTTGAAGCTCGTTCATCTTCAACGGGAAGCTCAAAGGTTTACGGAATTTACTATCTTAGTTCGAATGGTACTCCCTGTGAATACAGAAGAAATCAGGTTAACAGCCTGAGCTCGGTATGCGGCACAGGAGCAAGAAGCGGAGCAATGGGAATGTTTATTTCAACTCCAAACTTCGGCATTACATGTGATTCAAATATTGTTCATGATATTAATACTAACAGCTGCGCTGCAGGAATTACAGGAGGTGCTGTAGGTATTTATGCTTATGCAAATTGCACAAACAACAAAATTTATAATATTATTAATACCAATGCCACTGTAAACAACGTTTATGCCGTCGGATTATTTGCAGGAGGAGCTGATAACAGAAGAAATCTTGTTTATGATATAAAGACACAAACCTCAAATATATCTACAATCGAAGGGATTCGATTTACCGGTAATTATCTTGTTTGCAATGTTGTTTCGCTCGGTAGCGGTATTACAACTGATCCTGCAATTAAAGCTATAAATGATTCTAGTTTTCAGGCAAAGATAATTGTTTATAATAGTATTTACATAGGGGGAACACAGTCATCCAATGTAACAAACACGGCGGGTTATTATATAAATTTCGCAACGAATACCCAGTTATATAATAATATTTTTTATAATGCGCGGGCAAGCACCGGAGCTACTAATTATTTTACAGGAAGACATTATGGAATAAAGACAAACTTCTCCGGATTTTCCTCTTTAATTATCAGCTATAATAACATCACATCATTAAATAACGGCGGTATGTTTATTGGAAGCAGCAATACAGAAATTGCCAATGTTTCAGATTTTAAATCTTATACTAGCGGTAATGGTGCATTTTGTTTTTCATCTGACCCGCAGTATAATAATCCCGGAAGCTCACCGCCCGATTTAACTCTGCCTATGAATAACAAACAATCAAATGGCGGCTCAAGGCTGAATGCTTTTTTCAATACTGATTTCAATGGAAACAGCAGAGCACTGCCAAGCACAAACAGACCCGATATGGGAGCATTTGAAGCTGACTATGGTGACCCAACAATAGATTTGCAGGAGCCGTATATTTATTACGGTCAGCTTTCACAGGACTTGGTTACAAATAATTCAAGAACACTTACAAATTTTGTATGGATATCCGATAATAAATCTCCTTCTAATACAAACACGCCAAGAGTTTATTTTAAAAGAAGCGATGACCCAAATGCAAATTTACCTGTTGCTACGAACTCATCTTCTGACCCAATGGGCTGGAGATATAATTCAGGTACAACATCAGATGCCGGCTCAGAAAGATATTATTCATTTGTTATTGATTACTCTATTATGAATCCCTCCTCGACATTAACAGGAGACGCAACCAATATTCAGTATTTTGTCTCAGCAGAAGATGAAGCGGGAAATTTTAACTCGAATGGTTACGGAGCATATCCGGGAACTCCGCTGGTAAATGTAACTTCGCAGCCTTCAGGGTATATCTATAATTATCAATTAAGATTAGGAATACAAGGTACATATTATATAAAAGCGGGAGGATTTCCATTGTACAATTCTTTTGCGGAGTTCAGCAATTATTACAGTAATGGGATAATTACAGGAGACATAACTTTAATTTTAGGAGGAGATATTTCCGGCAACGATCAAATTGGACTAACTGACGGCAGCGGAAATCAAAATCCAAATAATTACAAAGTAACAATAAGACCTGACGGCAATACTGTAAGAACAATGGAAAACAATGATAACGCATTTGTATCTTACAACATAAATATGTATAACATAAAAAACTTAACTATCGATGGAAGAAGCCCGAATACCGGAACAGGAAAATATTTAAGGTTTGTAAACAATGTAAGTTCAACAGATCAATCCAAAGCTATTGTTTACTATGCAACAAATGCTCACAAAAATACAATACGTAACTGTATTTTCGAAAGCAATGCTACATCAGACCCTGTAGTTTTATACAGCAGTTTCACAGGAACAACAGGATGCGACAGCAACACAATAAGTAACTGCGACTTCAAGCCGTCTAACGCAACATATCCCGGAAGATATCGCACCGGAATTTATTTTGCCAATACTTTCGGAAATGATTCAGGATGCACTGCAACTAAAATTGACAGCTGCGACTTTGTGGACTTTTCAAGTTTCTGTATAAGTATGGATAAGGCTGCTTCGAATCAGAACGTAACTATTTCACATAATAAATTTCATCAGTCGGCAAATTACGGAGCATCAATTTTCCCGCTGAGATTTCAGGCTTATGGCACAAATCTCATTTCTGATAATGAAATATACGATACATATACGAATCAAACCGTTTACGGTATGTACATTCTGGAAGCGCAGAACACTACTATCACCAGAAACAAAATTAATATAGCACCCAACAGCTCTACAAACGGGTTATACGGAATTTATTTGCTTAGCGCAGGAACGTTCAATAGTATGAACATAACTAACAATCAAATCCGGATTCAGCCGACAGGCGGAGACAATCAGCCAATAGTGGGAATAAATGACCAGGGCTCAACAACTACTGTAAACATATTATACAACACAGTTTATATAGGAGGTCAATCTACGGGAACGGCTAATACATATTGCGCTTTCAGAGAAAATCCTTTCTTTAATTCTTCAACATGGGTGTGCCAAAATAATATTTTCTACAATGATAGAACTGCCTTCTCAGGTTCAGGACTTCACTTTGCTATGGGAAATAAAAATCTGGATTACGGCTTATTTAGCAATTATAATTTCTTTGTCGGAAGAGGTCAGTTTGATGCCTGGATTTTTGAAAATGCCGGCTCATCCATTTCGTTTTATAACTGGAGACTGGCAAGTTTTGGAAGAGACGCAAATTCGATATCAAGAATTGCAAACACAATTAATCCATCAAACTTCTTTCAGGATGCATTCAATTGTGATTTGAGAATTAAATCAAACTATGCTGAGTCATACTATGTAAAAGGTATGGGTTATCCGGCAACAACACCAAGTGTTGCCACAGATTATAACGGTACTCCGCGTTCAACATCATTAACAACAGGCGCAACAACAATTGGCGCATTTGAAGTTGCTCCGGGTGTTGAGCCCAATCCAATAATAATCAGCGGGCCTTTTGATATAGGTCAGGAATATCCTATTTATGATAATGAGAGATATTACGGAACCATAAAATTTAATTCCGCTGTTCAGCCTTCCGGCTTAGCTTTATATTATTACGGCGGAACAAATCCCCCGAATGCATCAGGTTCTTATGGTAACAGTTATTTTAAAATTATTCCCTCAGGAACCAATGCAGGATTGGATTATGATCTGAAACTTGCCTTCGATGAAAGAGAGCTTAATAATATCACTGCGCCTGCATCATCTAACTTAGGACTTGCAAAGAGTGAGGATAACGGAACAACATGGACTTTCATTCAGGGAAGTATGTATGATAATAACGGAAATTTCACAGGAGCAATTGCTCACAACCAGACATCATTTTCATTGTTTACTTTTACAGGACTTGACAATGCTCTTCCTGTTGAACTTTCTGCTTTTAATTCATCTGTGAACAGAAATGATGTTACTTTGAAATGGACTACTACATCGGAAAGAAATTCTGCAAACTTTGAAATAGAAAGAAAATTATCATCCACTGAAAACTGGAGCAAAGTTGGTTCATTAAGCGGAGCAGGAAATTCCAATACACCGAAGAGTTATACGTTTGATGACAGAAGATTACAGATTGGAAAATATAAATACAGATTGAAACAGATTGACTACAACGGGACATTCAAATATTATGACTTGCACAATGAAATAGAGGTCGGTTTGCCAAAGGATTTCAGAATGAGTCAGAATTATCCTAATCCGTTTAACCCGACATCGAAGATTGATTACGAGCTGCCGTTCGATTCAAAAGTTGAAATCAGAATATATGATATGACGGGAAGAGAAATGAATGTATTGGTAAATCAGCAGCAGACAGCCGGTTATTATACAATTCAGTTTAACGGAGCAGGATTTGCAAGCGGCACTTACTTCTATAGAATTGCAGCGAAATCTACTTCAGGAAAAGACTTCAGTAAAACTTTAAAAATGGTATTAGTGAAATAA
- a CDS encoding GxxExxY protein has translation MSENELSNFIIGLAIEVHKNLGPGLLESAYEECLFYEILSNKLFVERQKAMPLIYKDILLDCGYRTDLIVENKIIIEVKACESLMPVHGSQLLTYLKLSNLKLGLLINFNVKLLKEGIKRVVNNDGKELL, from the coding sequence ATGAGTGAAAATGAATTAAGTAATTTTATAATTGGTTTGGCAATTGAAGTACATAAAAACTTAGGTCCAGGATTATTGGAATCTGCATATGAAGAATGTTTGTTTTACGAAATTCTCAGCAACAAATTATTCGTTGAACGTCAAAAGGCTATGCCTTTAATCTATAAAGATATATTGCTTGATTGCGGATACAGAACTGATTTAATTGTTGAAAATAAAATTATTATCGAAGTTAAAGCTTGTGAATCTCTGATGCCAGTACATGGTTCACAACTTTTAACATATTTAAAATTGTCAAATTTAAAACTAGGATTATTAATTAATTTCAATGTTAAACTTTTAAAAGAAGGAATAAAAAGAGTTGTAAATAATGACGGTAAAGAATTATTGTAA
- the fahA gene encoding fumarylacetoacetase, whose amino-acid sequence MKSFIKYSADSHFPIQNLPYGVFKPKPDGNARIGVAIGKFILDLSVLEDRGLLKNSSGEKNLFNKSSLNLFMSQDKKVWKEIRTQLQSLLSEDNAALRDDSELRQEAFIEMEDAIMCLPVEIGDYTDFYSSREHATNVGIMFRGKENALMPNWLHLPVAYHGRASSIIISGTDIVRPKGQTKPADAETPVFGASKLMDFELEMGFFIGKGNKLGSSISVEEAEDHIFGMVIVNDWSARDIQAWEYVPLGPFLAKNFATSISPWVVTLDALEPFRCASPKPEFEPLPYLQSKGDKTFDIQLHVFIQNDKLEEPFQVCHSNFKYLYWNMPQQLAHHTVNGCNLQTGDLLASGTISGETKESRGSMLELTWRGAEPITLSNGEERKFINDGDTVIMSAYCEGDGYRVGFGEVSGKILPAK is encoded by the coding sequence ATGAAATCTTTTATAAAATACTCAGCCGATTCTCATTTTCCTATTCAAAATCTTCCTTACGGAGTTTTTAAGCCAAAGCCGGATGGCAATGCACGTATTGGAGTTGCCATAGGAAAATTTATACTTGACTTATCCGTCCTTGAGGACAGAGGACTTTTAAAAAATTCTTCAGGTGAAAAAAATCTCTTCAACAAAAGTTCATTAAATCTCTTCATGTCACAGGATAAAAAAGTATGGAAAGAAATCAGAACGCAACTTCAGAGTTTATTAAGTGAAGATAATGCAGCGTTAAGAGATGATTCTGAATTAAGACAGGAAGCTTTTATTGAAATGGAAGATGCAATCATGTGTCTGCCTGTTGAGATTGGTGACTACACCGATTTTTATTCTTCACGTGAGCATGCTACAAACGTCGGTATTATGTTCCGCGGAAAAGAAAACGCTCTAATGCCTAACTGGCTTCATCTGCCCGTTGCATATCATGGAAGAGCTAGTTCTATTATAATAAGCGGAACAGATATAGTCCGTCCAAAAGGACAAACAAAACCTGCTGATGCAGAAACCCCTGTCTTCGGCGCAAGTAAACTTATGGACTTCGAACTCGAGATGGGATTTTTCATAGGCAAAGGAAATAAACTCGGTAGTTCAATCTCAGTCGAAGAAGCTGAAGATCATATATTTGGAATGGTGATTGTTAACGACTGGAGCGCAAGGGATATTCAGGCATGGGAATATGTGCCGCTCGGTCCTTTCCTTGCGAAAAATTTTGCGACATCAATTTCACCCTGGGTTGTTACACTTGATGCGCTTGAGCCTTTCAGATGCGCAAGTCCCAAACCTGAATTTGAACCGCTGCCTTATCTGCAAAGCAAAGGCGATAAAACTTTTGATATTCAGCTTCATGTTTTTATTCAGAATGATAAACTTGAAGAGCCGTTTCAGGTATGTCACTCAAATTTTAAATATTTATACTGGAATATGCCGCAGCAATTAGCGCATCACACAGTTAACGGATGCAATTTACAGACGGGTGATTTGCTTGCATCGGGAACTATCAGCGGCGAGACAAAGGAATCCAGAGGGAGCATGCTTGAACTTACATGGCGCGGAGCGGAGCCTATAACTCTTTCAAACGGTGAGGAAAGAAAATTTATCAATGACGGCGATACTGTTATAATGAGCGCTTACTGTGAAGGTGACGGATACAGAGTCGGATTTGGTGAAGTGAGCGGAAAGATTTTACCTGCGAAGTAA
- a CDS encoding DinB family protein has protein sequence MKHEGIATRKMLERVPADKFSWKPHEKSMSLGRLASHVAEIADWTGPTINQDVLDFSKMEYKPFEPKTTEELVKFYDEKQAAALRTLETNATDENLMGMWTLRNGETVYMTMPRIGVMRGFVLSHLIHHRAQLGVYLRLLDVPLPSSYGPSADEGQM, from the coding sequence ATGAAACATGAGGGTATCGCTACAAGAAAAATGCTTGAGCGTGTACCTGCAGATAAATTCTCATGGAAACCACACGAAAAATCAATGTCTCTTGGAAGACTTGCATCACATGTAGCTGAAATAGCTGACTGGACAGGTCCTACAATTAATCAGGACGTTCTGGATTTCTCTAAAATGGAATACAAACCATTCGAACCAAAGACAACTGAAGAGCTTGTAAAATTTTATGACGAAAAACAGGCAGCAGCTTTAAGGACTCTTGAAACAAATGCAACAGATGAAAACCTTATGGGAATGTGGACTTTAAGGAACGGCGAAACTGTTTATATGACTATGCCGAGAATAGGAGTAATGAGAGGATTTGTTCTCAGCCACTTAATTCATCACAGAGCACAGCTTGGAGTTTATTTAAGACTTCTTGATGTTCCGCTTCCATCTTCTTACGGTCCTTCTGCTGATGAAGGCCAGATGTAA
- a CDS encoding GNAT family N-acetyltransferase encodes MEMNISLRPIDKDNWRECIKLKVTEEQKKFVGSNENSLAMCYVYPEINPFGIYLDNKIIGFITHALDPDDKIYYINRFMIDENYQGKGYGKYALQLMIEKLKNMGVKVLDILHNPNNHNAIKLYKSLGFELTDVKVGDDAVSTLKISAN; translated from the coding sequence ATGGAAATGAATATATCACTGCGTCCGATAGATAAAGATAACTGGCGCGAATGTATAAAGCTGAAAGTAACTGAAGAGCAGAAAAAGTTTGTCGGCTCAAATGAGAACAGCCTTGCAATGTGTTATGTATATCCGGAAATAAATCCGTTTGGAATTTATCTCGATAATAAAATTATTGGTTTCATCACGCATGCATTAGACCCCGATGATAAAATATATTATATTAACAGATTTATGATAGATGAAAATTATCAAGGCAAAGGTTATGGTAAATATGCTTTGCAGCTTATGATTGAAAAATTGAAAAACATGGGAGTGAAAGTTTTAGATATATTGCATAATCCTAATAACCATAATGCGATAAAGCTTTATAAATCTTTAGGTTTTGAGCTTACTGATGTTAAAGTCGGCGATGATGCAGTTTCAACTTTGAAAATTTCTGCAAATTAA
- a CDS encoding nitroreductase family protein: MEVFDAILNRRTANSAFINKEVSEEDLNTLVKMASYAPSHFNSQPWRFIIVDDKNTIAKIAKIAGDSMVQLMDDGRFWKQYRKYFRFDDEEVDKTSDGIHIDHMPAFLKPFAKQIFSEAGGKIISKFRVSRILGNDEEKLVAGSPILFVIALTKDEYKKEELSGFYSVISMGAVIQNLWLSTTALGMGMQFISTPGEIPENWAKIVDMLEIPDSFEMMAIFRMGYVDKNMKRPTIDWKSSQRKSPEELSFRNKWK, encoded by the coding sequence ATGGAAGTTTTTGATGCAATTTTAAACCGCAGAACTGCTAACAGTGCATTTATAAATAAAGAAGTTTCAGAAGAAGACTTGAACACTCTCGTTAAAATGGCTTCATATGCTCCAAGCCATTTTAATTCGCAGCCATGGAGATTTATTATTGTTGATGATAAAAACACCATAGCTAAAATTGCAAAAATTGCCGGTGACTCTATGGTGCAGCTTATGGATGACGGAAGATTCTGGAAGCAGTACAGAAAGTATTTCCGCTTCGATGACGAAGAAGTGGATAAGACCAGCGACGGAATTCATATAGACCATATGCCGGCTTTCTTAAAACCGTTCGCAAAACAAATCTTCAGTGAAGCAGGCGGAAAAATAATTTCAAAATTCAGAGTATCAAGAATTTTAGGAAACGACGAAGAGAAGCTCGTAGCCGGCTCACCAATACTTTTTGTAATTGCTCTCACAAAAGATGAATATAAGAAAGAAGAACTTTCCGGATTTTATTCCGTAATTTCCATGGGAGCAGTGATACAAAATCTTTGGCTTTCCACCACTGCGCTTGGAATGGGTATGCAGTTTATTTCCACTCCGGGAGAAATTCCTGAGAACTGGGCAAAGATAGTTGACATGCTTGAAATTCCGGATAGCTTTGAAATGATGGCAATATTCAGAATGGGATATGTAGATAAAAACATGAAGCGTCCGACGATTGACTGGAAGTCATCGCAAAGAAAATCACCCGAAGAACTCAGTTTCAGAAACAAATGGAAATGA
- a CDS encoding phosphoheptose isomerase, which yields MLTKEEIAKEVAQSLEEKGLTIVDKDFERPWGGFYRIADSDLPKFLDIYYQGVELPEYARTMNASPKILVVEPWKRLSWQVHERRSEVWRVVRGPIAVYQSPTDEQPEDPKSYIKDEVVTLPQGTRHRLVGEDDWGVVAEIWVHTDPSNPSNEDDIRRIQDDFGR from the coding sequence ATGCTTACAAAAGAAGAAATTGCTAAAGAAGTAGCACAATCACTCGAAGAAAAAGGTTTAACAATAGTCGATAAAGATTTCGAAAGACCATGGGGCGGATTTTACAGAATAGCCGATTCTGACCTTCCTAAATTTCTGGATATATATTATCAGGGAGTAGAACTTCCTGAGTATGCCCGCACAATGAATGCCAGCCCTAAAATTCTAGTTGTTGAACCCTGGAAAAGACTTTCATGGCAGGTTCACGAGAGACGCTCTGAAGTATGGAGAGTTGTTCGGGGACCAATAGCTGTTTATCAAAGTCCTACCGATGAACAACCGGAAGACCCGAAATCTTATATTAAGGATGAAGTTGTAACGCTGCCTCAGGGTACACGTCACAGACTTGTAGGCGAAGATGATTGGGGTGTTGTTGCAGAAATCTGGGTGCATACTGACCCTTCAAATCCTTCCAATGAAGACGATATCAGAAGAATTCAGGATGACTTTGGTAGATAA
- a CDS encoding DUF5615 family PIN-like protein — MKFLIDAQLPPLLKKHLQAEGHDVIHTEDLPDKEFTTDNYLRKIADTQDRILITKDEDFVETCLLKNSPNKLLWITTGNIINIKLLELFNKNISQIVKGFENNRFIEMNNQNIFFHE; from the coding sequence ATGAAATTTTTAATCGATGCTCAGCTGCCTCCTCTTTTAAAAAAACATTTGCAGGCTGAAGGACATGATGTAATTCATACTGAAGATTTACCTGATAAAGAATTTACAACTGATAATTATCTTCGCAAGATTGCAGATACTCAAGACAGAATTTTAATCACAAAAGATGAAGACTTTGTAGAAACCTGTCTGTTAAAAAACTCTCCTAACAAGCTTCTTTGGATTACAACCGGAAATATTATAAACATCAAACTTTTAGAATTATTCAATAAAAATATTAGTCAAATAGTTAAAGGATTTGAAAACAATAGATTTATTGAAATGAATAATCAAAATATTTTTTTTCACGAATAA
- a CDS encoding DUF433 domain-containing protein, which translates to MEENLLSRITINPEVCHGKPTIRNMRYTVELILDLLSAGMTNEEIIKDYPSLNKEDIMASLAYASRLTKVKSINRVSS; encoded by the coding sequence ATGGAAGAGAATTTATTAAGCAGAATAACAATTAATCCGGAAGTTTGTCATGGAAAACCTACTATTAGGAATATGCGATATACGGTTGAGTTAATATTGGATTTGCTTTCAGCGGGAATGACTAACGAGGAAATAATTAAAGATTATCCTTCTTTAAATAAAGAGGATATAATGGCTTCATTGGCATATGCTTCGCGACTTACTAAAGTTAAAAGCATTAACAGAGTTTCTTCATGA